One Numenius arquata chromosome 9, bNumArq3.hap1.1, whole genome shotgun sequence DNA window includes the following coding sequences:
- the PAQR9 gene encoding membrane progestin receptor epsilon has protein sequence MSDAAGGGGGGGGGGEGEAQSHRGSSAGGCGSNDSTSPGRRRGAVAGGGPGPAGGPGAGSDSGGSGSSMPAGEGDKKEAAPPPRPAALLRWDEVPEDFVECFILSGYRRLHCSAQECLASVLQPTNETLNFWTHFIPLLLFLSRFGRLLLLRGAGDVPFHHPALLPLWCYASGVLLTFAMSCTAHLFSCLSPRLRAAFFYLDYASISYYGFASTVAYSYYLLPGLSLLDAGAMSRYVQQRLGWQLDCSLPIAAYRALVLPVALALAVGCTAACCRSRAACCAYPFAVRTFVFAMPLSMACPIMLESLLFDLRTRNPTLFVYFYRRYCWLLVAAFFNVSKIPERIQPGLFDIVGHSHQLFHIFTFLSIYDQVHYVEDGLAEFLKAPLAAPTYLGTVGYMLLLTLCLAVVVRRFLNVTDLCKQD, from the coding sequence ATGAGTGATgctgccgggggcggcggcggcggaggaggaggaggagaaggagaagcgcAGAGCCACCGCGGCTCCTCCGCCGGTGGCTGCGGGAGCAACGACTCTACCtcgcccgggcggcggcggggcgcggtggcgggcggcgggccggggccggccggggggCCCGGGGCCGGCAGTgacagcggcggcagcggcagcagcatgCCGGCGGGCGAGGGGGACAAGAAGGAGGCGGCGCCGCCACCTCGCCCTGCCGCCTTGCTGCGGTGGgacgaggtgcccgaggacttcGTGGAGTGCTTCATCCTCTCGGGCTACCGGCGGCTGCACTGCTCGGCGCAGGAGTGCCTGGCCTCGGTGCTGCAGCCCACCAACGAGACCCTCAACTTCTGGACCCACTTCATCccgctgctgctcttcctcagcCGCTtcgggcggctgctgctgctgcggggcgCCGGGGATGTGCCCTTCCACCACCCGGCCCTGCTGCCCCTCTGGTGCTACGCCTCAGGGGTGCTGCTCACCTTCGCCATGAGCTGCACAGCCCACCTCTTCAGCTGCCTCTCCCCGCGCCTCCGCGCTGCCTTCTTCTACCTGGACTACGCCTCCATCAGCTACTACGGCTTTGCCAGCACGGTGGCCTACTCCTACTACCTGCTGCCAGGGCTGAGCCTGCTGGACGCCGGCGCCATGAGCCGCTATGTGCAGCAGcggctgggctggcagctggaCTGCAGCCTGCCCATCGCGGCCTACCGTGCCCTGGTGCTGCCCGTGGCCCTGGCGCTGGCCGTGGGCTGCACGGCcgcctgctgccgcagccgcGCCGCCTGCTGCGCCTACCCCTTCGCCGTGCGCACCTTCGTCTTCGCCATGCCGCTGAGCATGGCCTGCCCCATCATGCTGGAGAGCCTCCTCTTTGACCTCCGCACCCGCAACCCCACGCTCTTCGTCTACTTCTACCGGCGCTACTGCtggctgctggtggccgccttCTTCAACGTCAGCAAAATCCCTGAGCGGATCCAGCCGGGGCTCTTCGACATCGTGGGGCACAGCCATCAGCTTTTCCACATCTTCACCTTCCTCAGCATCTACGACCAGGTACACTATGTGGAGGACGGGTTGGCTGAGTTCCTCAAGGCACCCCTGGCCGCCCCCACCTACCTGGGCACCGTGGGCTATATGCTGCTCCTGACGCTCTGCCTGGCCGTGGTCGTCAGGAGGTTCCTCAATGTCACAGACCTCTGCAAGCAGGACTAG